The Coffea arabica cultivar ET-39 chromosome 8e, Coffea Arabica ET-39 HiFi, whole genome shotgun sequence genome window below encodes:
- the LOC113703921 gene encoding uncharacterized protein, with protein MASVSMAMPMTNASQKRLQPPTSDAFFKPLPVRPSKAVFVHPSKSSAKLQIEASLKEKAITGLTAAALTASMVVPDVAQAAGSDLSPSLKNFLLSIAAGGVVLAALFGAVIGVANFDPVKRS; from the coding sequence ATGGCCTCAGTTTCAATGGCTATGCCCATGACCAATGCAAGCCAGAAGAGGCTGCAGCCGCCAACCTCTGATGCCTTCTTCAAGCCATTGCCAGTGAGGCCATCAAAGGCTGTATTCGTTCACCCATCAAAGTCCAGTGCCAAGCTTCAAATTGAAGCTTCTTTGAAGGAAAAGGCCATCACTGGGCTAACTGCAGCTGCACTCACAGCTTCCATGGTGGTTCCTGATGTTGCTCAGGCAGCTGGTTCTGACCTCTCCCCATCTCTCAAGAACTTCTTGCTCAGCATTGCAGCTGGAGGGGTTGTCCTTGCTGCCCTATTTGGGGCTGTTATTGGTGTTGCCAACTTCGATCCAGTCAAGCGAAGTTAG
- the LOC113704269 gene encoding mechanosensitive ion channel protein 10-like: MDANTKASKQSGEISMAENKKTSGEVVVLISGDEKDPKNPPPAASPVRASVDSPSGAQRAVPVSFSSPEAAGYSPSANKPPKIPTTDTLTRRKSIARSVYSKPKSRFGEQSVPVDTNMFDEDISIIQEHAEPSCSSPYRNLSNQPSPNDKMGSSNANTLKETIRNVPITPKTPLMASPGGFGGADEDEEIYKKVSLRNKLRYHRVKVKVLIEWFVFACILGCFVASLTVHKLRQWTIWGLEIWKWCALVMVTVSGMLFTKWLVLFAVLLIELAFLLRKKVLYFVYALRKSVQFCMWLSLVLLTWVLLFRRGVERSRLATKILDYITWTMVTFLIGAFLWLLKNLLLKILASSFHVNAFFDRIQESVFHQYILLTLSGPPVMESAQMFGRKNSTVSQFSFRRTKAGKDGKEKKEKAVIDINKLHQMKREKVTAWTMKMLVDVISNTGLTTLSGTLGESVYDGGNEQSDKEITNEEEAIAAAYHVFRNVAQPGCRYIDEMDLRRFMIKEEVDIVLPMIDVAETGQIDRKALTHWVVKVYNGRKALAHALNDTKTAVKQLGKLVTAILIIIIIIIWLLLMEIATTKVLVFLSSQLVLVAFMFGNTCKTIFEAIIFVFVMHPFDVGDRCVVDGVQMVVEEMNILTTVFLRYDNEKIYYPNSVLASKPISNFYRSPDMGDSLEFSIDFKTPLELIGTLKDKIKKYLEKNPSYWHPNHSVVVKEIENVNKIKMAIFFNHTMNFQDYGEKNRRRSELVLEIKRIFEELKIKYDLLPQEVRLVESKSVTTGSSR; this comes from the exons ATGGATGCCAATACTAAAGCTTCTAAGCAGAGTGGGGAAATCAGCATggcagaaaacaagaaaacatcAGGTGAAGTGGTTGTGCTTATCTCTGGCGATGAAAAAGATCCTAAGAATCCACCTCCAGCTGCTTCACCGGTGAGAGCATCAGTTGATTCTCCTTCAGGTGCTCAAAGGGCCGTGCCTGTAAGTTTTTCTTCCCCTGAAGCTGCTGGGTATAGTCCAAGCGCCAATAAGCCTCCAAAAATTCCCACAACTGATACCCTCACTAGGAGAAAATCAATTGCCAGGTCTGTCTACTCGAAAcccaaatcaagatttggtGAACAATCTGTCCCTGTTGATACTAACATGTTTGATGAGGATATTTCTATAATTCAAGAGCATGCTGAACCAAGTTGCAGTTCACCTTACAGAAATTTATCTAATCAGCCTTCACCTAATGATAAAATGGGTTCTAGTAATGCCAACACATTAAAAGAGACTATTAGGAATGTACCAATTACCCCCAAGACACCGTTGATGGCATCACCTGGTGGTTTTGGAGGAGCAGATGAGGATGAGGAGATTTATAAGAAAGTGAGTCTCCGGAACAAATTAAGATATCACAGAGTGAAAGTCAAGGTTTTGATTGAATGGTTTGTGTTTGCCTGCATTTTGGGATGTTTCGTAGCTAGCTTGACTGTTCATAAGCTGCGACAGTGGACAATTTGGGGGCTGGAGATTTGGAAATGGTGTGCTCTTGTAATGGTGACTGTTAGTGGCATGTTATTTACAAAGTGGCTTGTTCTTTTTGCTGTGCTGTTGATTGAGCTGGCCTTTTTGTTGAGAAAGAAGGTATTGTATTTTGTGTATGCTTTGCGGAAGAGTGTGCAGTTCTGTATGTGGTTGAGTTTGGTTCTTCTCACTTGGGTTCTGCTATTCAGGAGAGGCGTTGAGCGATCTCGCCTTGCCACAAAGATTTTGGATTACATTACTTGGACAATGGTAACTTTCCTCATAGGGGCATTCTTGTGGCTCTTGAAGAATCTGCTGCTAAAGATTTTGGCATCTTCTTTTCATGTTAATGCTTTCTTTGATAGGATTCAAGAATCAGTCTTCCATCAATACATTTTGCTAACACTATCTGGGCCTCCAGTTATGGAGTCGGCTCAAATGTTTGGCAGAAAAAATAGTACCGTCAGTCAATTTAGCTTCAGGAGAACAAAGGCAGGGAAAGatggaaaggaaaagaaggaaaaagcaGTTATTGATATAAATAAGCTTCATCAGATGAAACGTGAAAAGGTCACAGCTTGGACCATGAAAATGTTAGTGGATGTCATATCTAATACAGGTCTAACAACCCTCTCTGGTACCCTTGGCGAAAGTGTTTATGATGGAGGAAATGAGCAATCCGACAAGGAAATTACTAATGAAGAGGAAGCAATTGCAGCAGCCTATCACGTTTTCAGAAATGTAGCTCAGCCTGGTTGCAG GTACATTGATGAGATGGATCTAAGGAGATTCATGATTAAAGAAGAGGTGGATATTGTCTTACCAATGATCGACGTGGCTGAGACTGGACAGATTGACAGGAAAGCTCTGACACACTGGGTG GTAAAAGTTTATAACGGTCGTAAAGCCTTGGCGCATGCTTTAAATGACACTAAAACTGCTGTGAAGCAGTTGGGCAAGCTTGTTACGGCAATCTTAAttatcataataataatcatatggcTTCTTTTAATGGAAATAGCGACGACCAAAGTGCTTGTCTTTCTGTCATCACAGCTTGTGTTGGTAGCTTTTATGTTTGGGAATACTTGCAAGACTATTTTTGAAGCTATTATATTTGTGTTTGTGATGCATCCTTTTGATGTTGGTGATCGCTGCGTAGTCGATGGTGTCCAG ATGGTAGTAGAGGAGATGAATATCTTAACAACTGTCTTTCTCCGCTACGACAATGAAAAGATATACTatccaaattctgttttggctTCCAAGCCAATCAGCAATTTTTATAGAAGCCCTGACATGGGTGATTCCCTTGAGTTCTCTATTGATTTCAAGACACCACTGGAATTGATAGGAACTCTAAAAGACAAAATAAAGAA GTATTTGGAGAAAAATCCATCGTATTGGCATCCTAATCACAGTGTGGTGGTAAAGGAGATTGAGAACGTGAACAAGATAAAGATGGCTATTTTTTTTAACCATACAATGAATTTTCAGGACTATGGGGAGAAGAACAGGCGGAGATCTGAATTGGTTCTAGAGATTAAGAGAATTTTTGAGGAGCTAAAAATCAAATATGACCTGCTTCCGCAAGAAGTTCGCCTAGTTGAATCAAAATCAGTAACAACTGGGAGCAGCAGATGA
- the LOC113702791 gene encoding serine/threonine-protein kinase STY17-like, translating to MNDSVHPQPPKLVREPKFIRCFSCCRSAGDCMVMGSATSYRQPPPASIQLEKQLAAIEAELQKQREVRKLYKMQLERTRDYLRNCLQIAQDNGFLDIFTGNIKDKPQESQSLLPPDAINSLVSSPRGPQSTAQPHPHTSLAALIAQAKLLGWYIEPDELELQEVVAQGTTADVYRGTWRGLDVAVKCIFPNLFETNEHMLGFFVQEVETLSRQRHPFVLQLMGACLEPPSHGWIVTEFLSTTLKIWLHGPGSRRKERMVPLPPLEERLQMALEIAQAMQYLHEQKPAKVIHRDLKPSNIFLDDDMHVRIADFGHARFLNDGEKALTGETGTYVYMAPEVVRCGPYDEKSDVYSYGVILNELITGEHPYIETDYGPSRIAMEVANNGLRPALPKHDAEKLKELLELIRNSWDEDAAIRPSFATITYILRSIRKRLVDTQ from the exons ATGAACGACAGTGTCCACCCACAACCACCCAAGCTGGTCAGAGAGCCCAAGTTCATTCGTTGCTTCAGCTGTTGTAGAAGCGCCGGGGATTGCATGGTTATGGGATCCGCCACTTCTTACCGACAACCTCCACCTGCAAGTATCCAGCTGGAGAAACAG TTGGCAGCGATAGAAGCCGAACTCCAAAAGCAAAGAGAAGTAAGGAAATTGTACAAGATGCAGCTAGAGAGGACACGAGATTACCTAAGGAACTGCCTTCAAATAGCGCAAGACAATGGTTTCTTGGACATATTTACTGGCAATATCAAAGATAAACCCCAAGAATCCCAATCCCTTCTCCCACCTGATGCTATCAACAGCCTTGTTAGCAGTCCCAGAGGACCACAGTCCACAGCGCAGCCCCATCCACATACCAGTCTTGCTGCCCTCATTGCTCAAGCAAAATTGCTCGGATGGTACATTGAGCCCGATGAG CTTGAACTACAAGAAGTAGTAGCTCAGGGAACGACAGCAGATGTATATAGGGGAACATGGAGAGGACTTGATGTTGCAGTGAAGTGTATCTTCCCCAATTTATTCGAAACAAATGAGCACATGCTTGGCTTCTTTGTTCAAGAGGTTGAGACATTGTCGAGGCAGCGCCACCCCTTTGTGCTTCAGCTGATGGGGGCTTGCCTTGAACCCCCAAGCCATGGTTGGATAGTCACTGAATTCTTGAGTACAACTCTCAAAATTTGGTTACACGGTCCGGGCAgcagaaggaaagaaagaatggtTCCCCTTCCGCCCCTCGAAGAGAGGCTACAAATGGCCCTAGAGATTGCTCAAGCAATGCAGTATCTTCATGAGCAGAAGCCTGCAAAGGTTATCCATCGTGATTTGAAGCCTAGCAacatttttcttgatgatgaCATGCACGTAAGGATTGCAGACTTTGGCCATGCTCGGTTCTTGAATGATGGCGAAAAGGCACTCACTGGAGAAACAG GTACATATGTTTACATGGCTCCGGAGGTAGTCCGTTGTGGACCTTATGATGAAAAGAGTGATGTTTATAGTTATGGTGTGATACTCAATGAGCTGATTACGGGTGAACATCCATATATTGAAACAGATTATGGCCCTTCAAGG ATAGCCATGGAAGTGGCAAACAATGGACTTAGACCGGCGCTTCCAAAGCATGATGCTGAGAAACTAAAAGAGCTTCTTGAACTTATTCGAAATTCTTGGGATGAAGATGCAGCAATAAGACCCTCCTTTGCAACCATAACTTACATCCTCAGAAGTATTAGAAAGAGATTAGTAGATACTCAatag